From Symphalangus syndactylus isolate Jambi chromosome 5, NHGRI_mSymSyn1-v2.1_pri, whole genome shotgun sequence:
AGAAGGTGGGACTGGGAAGGCTTATATAGGAGGGATCAGCGGGTTGAGGGAGGTAGTGGGTAAAGCCTCAGTGTGAACAGTCTTGAACCCCAGACCCGTCTGCACACCCAGGGGGGCCTGACGTAGGCCTGAGCCAGCCTTCATTTGCCCTGCAGGGAAGTGCCCTCCTGCCACACCAGCGTACCACCTGGCCTGTACCACGCCTGCCTGGCCTCGCTGTCAGTGAGTCCAACCCAAGTTGAACCTGGCTTGCAAGTTGctgccagcctgggcagtggGACCTGTGTTCCCCGCTGGGGCTGGTGAAGGGGGGCCCTGGGAGATCCTGGGTGGGGGGAGCTATCTGGGAGTTCTCCCAGCTTGGGGGCCCAAACCAGTATGCAAGTCCAAACTCCCAGATGTCTGTCACCCCTTGACCAGTCCCCAAGATGCCACATGAGTGTGCACTGGGCGGGTAGGGGATATCCTGGGGCCTGAGTCCAAGCCCTCAAACTCAGACCCTCAGGGGAGGCCTGGGCGCCCCAAGCCCTCGTCTGCATTCTCCTTTCAGATCCTTGTGCTGCTGCTCCTGGCCGTGCTGGTGAGGCGCCGCCAGCTCTGGCCTGACTGTGTGCGTGGCAGGCCCGGCCTGCCCAGGTTGGTGCCATGGCCTGGGCACCCCCACTCAGGGAACCCAGCTGACAGGGTCACTCTGGGAGGGTGGGAGATTTGTTAGGTACCTAAAAGGCAGCTCTGGCTTCAATGACATCCCTATTGCCCTCAGCCTGGGGCTTTCCTCACCCCCACCCAGGTCTCCAGGTTTAATCAGGACCCCCAGAGGAAGTGGGAGGGACTTGCTCAAGCCCACCTGGCAGAAAGGACTCCAACCCAGACCCTAGGGAAACAAGCCTGACAGGACCCAGCTTCAGAGTGTACCTTCTCAGGCAGCCCTCCATGTGTGGATTGACGTGACCATCCCAATGCCATCTTGACCCTCATCTTCCCTGAGGGTATCACCTGGACCCTAATGCTTGAAGGCAGATTTTTGGGGACTGACATCTAGCCCCTATAGCTGGAGCCTTCTTCTGCTATCTCCTTCAGCCCTGTGACCCCAGAGCCTGGACAGGCATGATCCTGAGGAGATGGGACTGGGCAAGCTAGTGCGCGAGAGACCACAGGGTTGGGGCAGGTGATGGGTGGCTCCCTGGTGTAGACAGCTTCGCATCCCAGACCCAGACTGTGCACCGAGGCAGGTCTTGCTGTGCTGGTTTTGTGGGGAACCAGCCTGGGGTCTCCGGTTGGCCCCAGAAAGAGCTTGCCCTGGCTGGGGCAGTGTTTGAGGGAGAATGAACCTCTCAGAGCATGAATGCAAGCTGCAGTGCAGAAGCTGAGGGTCTGAGTGGCTTGCCCTGAGCCCATAGGGGTGATGCCTGGGACAGCTATGCCTGCTGTCTGCCCTCTGCCCTGGGTCCACACCCAGCCCAGGGCGGCGGCTGTTGTACAAGGATGTTGTGACTCGCTGAGTTCTCTGAAGGTTTGCCAGCCCAGACAGACCAATTAGTGTGGAGGTGGCTGCTTCCTGGAGCTTCCAGGGTGGGCGGAGGGAGCAGTCTTAGGGCTTCTTCCCACTGTATGTGTGTCCCAAGTCCCTTTGGCACAGGGCCCAGAGCTTGGTAGATAAGAGGTACTCCACAAATAtctatggaatgaatgaatgaaggggcCTTATTCTCCCATCTTGAAAGTGGGACTGACTCCACCTCCTTGATTTATGGAATACAGCTGGGAGGTGATGGGGGTGCAGGGGCTGAGCAACTCCCTCCTGCCCTGTCCTTGCCTCTGTGCTAGCCCTGTGGATTTCTTGGCTGGGGACAGGCCCCAGGCAGTGCCTGCTGCTGTCTTCATGGTCCTCTTCAGCTCCCTGTGTTTGCTGCTCCCCGACGAGGACCCATTGCCCTTCCTGACTCTTGCCTCAGCACCCAGCCAAGGTACCCACTGACCCCCAGGCCCTGGGGTTGGTGTGATGGGATGTGGATGGGGTGGGGTCTTGGAGTTTTAATCTTAGCTCAAGGAGATGAGGGTAACAGGAACAGCTGTCAACGAGATGGGCTGCTATCCTGAGACATGACCTCTTTAGACCATCCAGTCTTTACAACAATTCCACAAAGTATGCATATTAGCCCCATTTTGCAGTGGAGGAACTGAGAGCCAGGGAAGTAGTATCTTAAATTGAGTATTTGCTCAGGCACCATGCTAAGCATTATATATACACCTTCTCATTTTGCTCTTGCTAATATACtgtgattatttccattttacagatgggaaaactgaggctccaagaggtaacttgcccaagatcacagagttGAGACTAGTcagagcctggatttgaaccTAGAGTTCTTGCCCACTGAACGTGCTGAAGGGCTTGGAAGCTGGAgacaggagagaggcctgggtgggctcactgcaggccccATGTC
This genomic window contains:
- the STRA6 gene encoding receptor for retinol uptake STRA6 isoform X6 — translated: MSSQPAGNQTSPGATEDYSYGSWYIDEPQGGEELQPEGEVPSCHTSVPPGLYHACLASLSILVLLLLAVLVRRRQLWPDCVRGRPGLPSPVDFLAGDRPQAVPAAVFMVLFSSLCLLLPDEDPLPFLTLASAPSQDGKTEAPRGNLPKITELRLVRAWI